The sequence below is a genomic window from Ensifer adhaerens.
TTAAATGCCGCGAGATCGGTTATGGAGCCGCAAAACTTAAAACAAGCATGTCGAGTCCAATCCAGCGACATGCGCCGAACAGGTCGAATTTTTCATGAACCGTCGCCGCCGTATCTACGAAGGCAAGGCCAAGATCCTTTACGAGGGACCTGAGCCGGGCACACTGATCCAGTTCTTCAAGGACGATGCCACTGCCTTCAACGCCAAGAAGCATGCCGTCATCGACGGCAAGGGCGTGCTGAACAATCGCATCAGCGAGTTCATCTTCTCGCATCTGAACCGCATGGGCATTCCGACGCATTTCATCCGCCGGCTGAACATGCGCGAGCAGCTGATCAAGGAAGTCGAGATCATTCCGCTCGAGATCGTCGTGCGCAATGTCGCCGCCGGCTCGCTCTCGACCCGCCTCGGCATCGAGGAAGGCGTGGTTCTGCCACGCTCGATCATCGAGTTCTACTTCAAGTCGGACCAGCTCAACGACCCGATGGTCTCCGAAGAGCATATCACCGCCTTCGGCTGGGCAAGCCCGCAGGAGCTTGACGACATCATGGCGCTCGCCATCCGCTGCAA
It includes:
- a CDS encoding phosphoribosylaminoimidazole-succinocarboxamide synthase: MNRRRRIYEGKAKILYEGPEPGTLIQFFKDDATAFNAKKHAVIDGKGVLNNRISEFIFSHLNRMGIPTHFIRRLNMREQLIKEVEIIPLEIVVRNVAAGSLSTRLGIEEGVVLPRSIIEFYFKSDQLNDPMVSEEHITAFGWASPQELDDIMALAIRCNDFLSGLFLGAGIQLVDFKIECGRLFEGDMMRIVLADEISPDSCRLWDIETKKRMDKDIFRKDLGGLIEAYQEVARRLGIINENEPVRGTGPVLVK